A window of the Chryseobacterium arthrosphaerae genome harbors these coding sequences:
- the mutS gene encoding DNA mismatch repair protein MutS: MAKSKKETPLMTQYNTIKGKYPDALLLFRVGDFYETFGQDAVKTSQILGIVLTKRNNGEGSVELAGFPHHSIDSYLPKLVRAGMRVAICDQLEDPKMVKGIVKRGVTELVTPGVTFNDQVLNSKKNNFLLSLHKEKEKYGIALVDISTGEFLVSEGNLEKLLHIVNTFDPSEIIFQRSVQIPEQFKNKNAFKLEDWAFQYNFAYEKLTGHFKTNSLKGFGVENLPLAITAAGAIFAYLVEDTHHNLLSHITKLQVIPQEDYLMMDNFTLRNLEIVYPSNPQGKSLLDIIDKTSTPMGGRLLRRRIILPLKSVDEIMRRLSLIDFLNENDPLKYEICQLLKSISDLDRLMGKLAAEKISPKELGYLRQSLINIHKIKALLHPHAEVLAWLEPLFDLEELIKFLQNHLNEELPVSLAKGNIIKEGVSEELDRLRNLQSKGRGFLDEMCQREIERTGITSLKIDFNNVFGYYIEVRNTHKDKVPDDWVRKQTLVNAERYITEELKEYENQILGAEEKIGVLEASLYRNVCSETMVYIDQIQGNSNIIAQLDVASGLSELAVSESYTKPILNDGYAIDLKEARHPIIENALPLGEKYIPNDIFLDKDSQQIIMVTGPNMAGKSAILRQTAIVCLLAQIGSFVPAKHAEIGMLDKIFTRVGATDNISAGESTFMVEMNEAANILNNISERSLILLDEIGRGTSTYDGVSIAWAIAEYLHQHPTQSKTLFATHYHELNEMTVNFERVKNFHVSIQENKGNIIFLRKLIPGGSEHSFGIHVAKLAGMPAKVVNRANEILKTLEASRTQGSNSSESIKRVTEENMQLSFFQLDDPVLENIREELTKIDINTLTPLEALMKLNAIKKMIGG, translated from the coding sequence ATGGCAAAATCGAAGAAGGAAACCCCGTTAATGACTCAGTACAATACCATCAAGGGAAAATACCCTGATGCACTTTTACTTTTCAGGGTAGGTGACTTTTATGAAACTTTTGGGCAGGATGCCGTGAAAACATCCCAGATCCTGGGTATTGTTCTTACCAAAAGGAACAATGGTGAAGGCAGTGTGGAACTTGCCGGTTTCCCACATCATTCTATAGATTCTTACCTTCCGAAACTGGTGAGGGCAGGGATGAGAGTGGCGATCTGTGATCAGCTGGAAGATCCGAAAATGGTGAAAGGAATTGTAAAAAGAGGAGTAACGGAACTGGTTACACCCGGAGTTACTTTCAACGATCAGGTGCTGAATTCAAAAAAGAACAACTTCCTGCTTTCTCTGCATAAAGAAAAAGAGAAATACGGAATTGCCCTCGTAGATATCTCTACAGGAGAATTCCTGGTAAGTGAAGGAAACCTGGAGAAGCTGTTACACATTGTGAATACCTTTGATCCGAGTGAGATCATTTTCCAGCGAAGTGTACAGATCCCGGAACAGTTTAAAAATAAAAATGCCTTTAAGCTTGAAGACTGGGCATTTCAATACAATTTTGCCTACGAGAAACTGACCGGTCACTTTAAAACCAATTCATTAAAAGGTTTTGGCGTTGAAAACCTTCCATTGGCCATCACCGCAGCAGGAGCCATTTTTGCTTATCTGGTAGAAGATACCCATCACAATCTGCTTTCCCATATTACAAAGCTTCAGGTTATTCCGCAGGAAGATTATCTGATGATGGATAACTTTACGTTGAGAAACCTTGAAATTGTTTATCCGAGCAATCCACAGGGTAAATCATTACTTGATATTATTGATAAGACTTCCACTCCCATGGGAGGACGATTGCTGAGAAGAAGGATCATTCTTCCTTTAAAATCTGTGGATGAGATTATGAGAAGGCTTTCCCTGATTGATTTCTTAAATGAAAATGATCCGTTGAAATACGAGATCTGCCAACTGCTGAAGTCTATTTCCGATCTGGACAGGTTGATGGGGAAACTGGCTGCAGAAAAAATCTCACCTAAAGAACTTGGATATTTACGCCAAAGTTTAATTAATATTCATAAAATCAAAGCGTTATTGCATCCTCATGCAGAGGTGCTGGCATGGCTGGAGCCATTATTTGACCTTGAAGAACTGATTAAATTCCTCCAAAATCATCTTAACGAAGAGCTTCCGGTAAGCCTTGCCAAAGGAAATATCATCAAGGAAGGTGTTTCTGAAGAACTGGACCGTCTGAGAAATCTTCAGAGCAAAGGCCGTGGCTTCCTGGATGAAATGTGCCAGAGAGAGATTGAAAGGACAGGAATTACAAGCCTTAAAATTGATTTTAACAACGTTTTCGGATACTATATTGAAGTCCGGAACACCCATAAAGATAAAGTTCCTGATGACTGGGTAAGAAAGCAGACCCTTGTGAATGCTGAACGATACATTACCGAAGAATTGAAGGAATATGAAAATCAGATTCTGGGTGCCGAAGAAAAAATCGGGGTTCTGGAAGCTTCACTGTACAGAAATGTATGTTCTGAAACAATGGTGTATATTGACCAGATTCAGGGGAATTCCAATATCATTGCGCAGCTTGATGTAGCTTCCGGATTATCTGAACTGGCTGTTTCTGAAAGCTATACAAAACCTATCCTGAATGACGGCTATGCAATTGACCTGAAAGAGGCAAGACACCCGATTATTGAAAATGCCCTTCCATTAGGAGAAAAATATATTCCCAACGATATTTTCCTGGATAAAGACTCTCAGCAGATCATTATGGTGACCGGTCCGAACATGGCCGGTAAATCGGCGATCCTGCGTCAGACTGCTATTGTATGTCTTCTGGCTCAGATCGGAAGTTTTGTACCTGCGAAACATGCTGAAATCGGAATGCTGGATAAGATCTTTACAAGGGTAGGAGCTACTGATAACATCTCTGCAGGAGAATCCACTTTCATGGTTGAGATGAATGAAGCTGCCAATATCCTGAATAATATTTCGGAAAGAAGCCTTATTTTACTTGATGAGATCGGGCGTGGAACTTCTACCTATGACGGAGTTTCCATTGCGTGGGCCATCGCCGAATACCTGCATCAGCATCCTACACAGTCTAAAACGCTGTTTGCAACCCATTATCATGAGCTGAATGAAATGACGGTGAACTTTGAAAGGGTAAAAAACTTCCACGTATCCATCCAGGAGAATAAAGGAAACATTATTTTCCTTAGAAAACTGATTCCGGGAGGAAGTGAGCACAGCTTCGGTATCCACGTTGCAAAACTGGCCGGTATGCCTGCAAAAGTAGTCAACAGAGCGAATGAAATCCTTAAAACACTCGAAGCGAGCAGAACCCAGGGAAGCAATTCATCGGAAAGCATCAAAAGAGTGACTGAAGAAAATATGCAGCTTTCTTTCTTCCAGCTGGATGATCCTGTTCTGGAGAATATCCGGGAAGAGCTTACCAAGATAGATATCAATACCCTGACACCGCTTGAAGCTTTAATGAAGCTGAATGCCATAAAAAAAATGATTGGAGGATAA
- a CDS encoding ribosomal maturation YjgA family protein — translation MKLQFSLKYLLLTVFIFLVEVLIATKLEHIFFVRAYLGDVIVVMLLYTFVKTFVKMNDQKLILGILVFSFLVEFAQYFHVAEKSGFRPGSLMYIVIGNSFSWIDILCYAVGCLLLYLSVRMAKNKNLPSASNS, via the coding sequence ATGAAACTACAATTCAGCCTGAAATACCTCCTTCTGACCGTTTTTATTTTTCTTGTGGAAGTTCTGATTGCTACAAAACTGGAACATATTTTCTTTGTAAGAGCCTATCTCGGTGATGTAATTGTGGTAATGCTTCTCTATACCTTTGTAAAGACTTTTGTGAAGATGAATGACCAGAAGCTGATCCTGGGAATCCTGGTATTTTCGTTTCTGGTAGAATTTGCACAGTATTTCCATGTCGCAGAAAAATCAGGCTTCCGTCCTGGAAGCCTGATGTATATTGTGATCGGAAACTCATTCTCATGGATTGATATTCTCTGTTATGCCGTAGGCTGCCTGCTGCTCTATCTATCCGTAAGAATGGCAAAAAATAAAAACCTGCCTTCAGCCTCTAATTCCTGA
- a CDS encoding bacteriocin, which translates to MKKSSIQKRKLTKNELKQINGGGTICPGTCFCNIDGDGEIRIGACDSKGRCC; encoded by the coding sequence ATGAAAAAATCAAGCATTCAAAAAAGAAAACTGACAAAAAATGAATTAAAACAGATCAATGGGGGCGGCACAATTTGTCCCGGAACCTGCTTCTGCAACATTGATGGTGACGGAGAGATAAGAATAGGCGCATGTGACAGCAAAGGAAGATGTTGTTAG
- a CDS encoding YARHG domain-containing protein — protein sequence MKILNYTFISLLTVALIGCKKDGKTNESGKDSLTAKKDSVVIPEVHQEYYGIYTGDFAGMEKAVDEYDGSEYDVDMYKKISLKINRITKDSVYGQSIVNGNQRPFRGVFNESSKSFVLDEPGNDKTDGRFEVKLNGDSLTGKWNAFNKSAVKSPLKTLKLTKKEFVYNPNFMLDKDSNLVDWSNPKDFVEKYTDTDTGKTESYTTSKNRVASEAVFKLNASKQKLTEKDLKNLRKLDLEIIKNSVFARHGYSFKKETYRNFFEQTDWYIPVSNNVDNELTPMEKENVALLNRFTKYAEDKYDSFGR from the coding sequence ATGAAAATTCTAAATTACACCTTTATCTCTTTGCTTACAGTTGCTTTAATAGGCTGTAAAAAAGATGGAAAGACCAATGAATCCGGGAAAGATTCTTTAACTGCAAAAAAAGATTCTGTGGTAATACCGGAAGTTCATCAGGAATATTACGGGATTTATACAGGCGATTTCGCCGGAATGGAGAAAGCCGTAGATGAATATGATGGCTCGGAGTATGATGTAGACATGTACAAGAAGATTTCTCTGAAGATCAACAGGATCACAAAAGACAGTGTTTATGGGCAAAGTATCGTCAATGGTAATCAGCGCCCGTTCAGAGGGGTTTTCAATGAATCGTCAAAATCTTTTGTACTGGATGAGCCCGGCAATGATAAAACAGACGGCAGGTTTGAAGTAAAACTGAATGGTGACAGCTTAACCGGGAAATGGAATGCCTTCAACAAATCAGCGGTTAAATCGCCTCTAAAAACGTTGAAATTGACGAAAAAAGAGTTTGTCTATAACCCTAATTTTATGCTGGATAAAGATTCTAATCTTGTAGACTGGTCCAATCCTAAGGATTTTGTTGAAAAATATACGGACACAGACACCGGTAAAACGGAAAGCTATACCACCTCCAAAAACAGGGTAGCTTCTGAGGCCGTATTCAAGCTGAATGCCTCTAAACAGAAACTGACAGAAAAGGATCTTAAAAATTTAAGAAAACTCGACCTTGAAATTATCAAAAACTCTGTATTTGCAAGACACGGCTATTCCTTTAAAAAAGAAACGTACAGAAATTTCTTTGAGCAGACAGACTGGTATATTCCTGTTTCCAATAATGTAGATAACGAACTTACTCCTATGGAAAAAGAAAATGTAGCATTGCTGAACCGTTTTACCAAATATGCAGAGGATAAATATGACAGTTTTGGCAGATAG
- a CDS encoding thioredoxin family protein, translated as MKNMKIVMMAFIAALGLLSFTASNHDHHPNKENNTSKKGYEVGDEATDFKLKNIDGKMVSLSDFKSAKGFIVIFTCNHCPYAKKYEDRIIELDKKYKAQGYPVIAINPNDPNVQPEDGYQQMIERAKQKGFTFPYLVDEGQKIYPQYGATKTPHVFVLQKENGKNIVKYIGAIDNNYDNPADVSEYYAQDAVNALIKGEPVKMTKTVAIGCTIKVKK; from the coding sequence ATGAAAAATATGAAAATTGTAATGATGGCATTCATTGCGGCTTTGGGACTGTTGAGCTTTACTGCATCCAATCACGATCACCATCCAAATAAAGAAAATAACACTTCTAAAAAAGGCTATGAAGTAGGGGATGAAGCCACTGATTTTAAGCTTAAAAACATTGACGGCAAAATGGTTTCTTTGAGTGACTTTAAAAGTGCCAAAGGATTTATTGTCATATTTACCTGCAATCACTGCCCGTATGCGAAGAAATATGAAGACAGGATTATTGAGCTTGATAAGAAATACAAGGCTCAGGGATATCCTGTTATTGCCATCAACCCTAATGATCCCAATGTACAGCCTGAAGACGGTTATCAGCAGATGATTGAAAGGGCAAAGCAGAAAGGTTTTACTTTTCCGTATCTGGTAGATGAAGGGCAGAAAATTTATCCTCAGTATGGGGCAACAAAAACCCCGCATGTCTTTGTATTACAGAAAGAAAATGGGAAAAATATCGTAAAATACATAGGAGCTATCGACAACAATTATGATAATCCCGCCGATGTATCGGAATATTATGCTCAGGATGCTGTAAATGCTTTAATCAAAGGTGAGCCGGTGAAAATGACAAAAACGGTTGCCATCGGATGTACAATCAAAGTGAAGAAGTAA
- a CDS encoding DUF2306 domain-containing protein — protein sequence MLSARRNTTVFFTVLLIIGFGYFFWLMLKITLEYIPIDPNVSFLMIKQTEVTARPEYLSFFYTHVYTSIFVLLSGFLAILRKDFGIRNFHGNMGKVYIFLILIFAASSGIYMGVFANGGIVSKISFVILGILWWFSTLKAYRLARQKKFKQHKQWMWRSFAFTLSAITLRMWKVIIVYLFHPNPMDVYQIIAWLGWVPNILLIEYLITKKQI from the coding sequence ATGCTTTCCGCCAGAAGAAATACCACTGTTTTCTTTACAGTCCTTTTAATCATAGGATTCGGGTATTTCTTTTGGCTGATGCTAAAGATTACACTGGAATATATTCCCATAGATCCGAATGTCAGTTTCCTGATGATCAAGCAGACGGAAGTCACGGCAAGACCGGAATACCTCAGCTTTTTCTACACCCACGTTTACACCAGTATTTTTGTGCTTCTTTCAGGTTTTCTGGCGATCCTCAGAAAAGATTTCGGTATCAGAAATTTCCACGGAAATATGGGAAAGGTCTATATTTTCCTGATTCTGATCTTTGCTGCGTCTTCGGGGATTTATATGGGAGTATTTGCAAACGGAGGGATAGTATCTAAAATTTCATTTGTCATTCTCGGGATTTTATGGTGGTTTTCTACGTTGAAGGCCTACCGGCTTGCGAGGCAGAAAAAATTTAAGCAGCATAAGCAGTGGATGTGGCGGAGTTTTGCTTTTACATTATCTGCGATCACCTTGCGGATGTGGAAAGTTATTATTGTATATTTATTTCATCCCAATCCTATGGATGTCTACCAGATCATCGCATGGCTGGGCTGGGTTCCCAATATCCTTTTAATTGAATATTTAATCACAAAAAAACAGATATGA
- a CDS encoding TlpA family protein disulfide reductase encodes MKNCIRLLALCLCFTVFKAQQTTISIVKYEDLEKRIQEEKDQLLVVNFWSTTCAPCVKELPHFMEVNSQHANDPKFKMILVSLDRLADKERVLKFIKSKNLTAEVVLLDDIKRMNTWIPRFEKDWDGNIPVTLFYKNGEKFHFNDGEMGKEDLEKVINENLH; translated from the coding sequence ATGAAGAATTGTATCCGGCTTTTAGCCCTGTGTCTATGTTTTACTGTTTTCAAAGCACAGCAGACCACAATTTCCATAGTGAAATATGAAGACCTGGAAAAGCGTATTCAGGAGGAAAAGGATCAACTGCTTGTGGTTAATTTCTGGTCAACAACCTGCGCCCCCTGTGTCAAAGAACTGCCTCACTTTATGGAGGTGAACAGTCAACATGCAAATGATCCAAAATTTAAAATGATTCTGGTTTCATTAGACCGTTTGGCAGATAAGGAAAGAGTATTAAAATTCATCAAAAGTAAAAATCTGACTGCGGAGGTGGTTCTATTGGATGATATCAAAAGGATGAATACCTGGATCCCAAGATTTGAAAAAGACTGGGATGGCAATATTCCGGTAACGCTGTTTTATAAAAATGGGGAAAAATTTCATTTTAATGATGGTGAAATGGGCAAGGAAGACCTTGAAAAAGTAATTAATGAAAATCTACACTAA